From a single Apium graveolens cultivar Ventura chromosome 2, ASM990537v1, whole genome shotgun sequence genomic region:
- the LOC141707774 gene encoding protein ANTAGONIST OF LIKE HETEROCHROMATIN PROTEIN 1-like → MDSKALAALLSTLIPQILLLLLHILPLQNPNSIPNNLFPILSHFLSSGDIAAATAVFSRKRKRTQLLESQELHDEPPPTNRVDRVDPANSPESPIPRNPDSFKQFFKMKSSTFEWLATLLEPLLECRDPVDSPIDLSTELRLGIGLYRLSTGSDYPEISTRFGVSEPVSRFCVKQLCRVLCTNFRFWVGFPNPNELVEVSNSFETLIGIPNCCGVLNTTKFNNLRNESIAAQIVVDSSSRILSIVAGLNGLKGNFQILKSSTLFKDIQDKKLLNAQTVDLNSVCIPQYLVGDGSYPLLSWLVVPFIDPMPGSCGEGFNKAYDLMRVSSLKAIASLRSWGVLCRPVEEECKTVVAYIGACSILHNVLLMREDYSALCDDMSDYSVHDQKADYYSDVGSESNVIDNKGFEIRSALAMRLSEHVKSDHTLDPRMSVQLQQS, encoded by the coding sequence ATGGATTCTAAAGCTCTTGCAGCTCTTCTTTCTACATTAATTCCCCAAATTCTCCTCCTTTTACTCCACATTTTACccttacaaaaccctaattctattcCAAATAATTTATTCCCAATTCTCTCTCATTTTCTATCTTCCGGCGACATCGCCGCCGCAACGGCCGTGTTTTCGAGAAAACGGAAGCGAACCCAGTTGCTAGAATCTCAAGAGCTTCACGATGAGCCCCCGCCCACTAACCGAGTTGACCGAGTCGACCCGGCCAACTCGCCCGAGTCACCGATTCCGAGGAACCCTGACTCATTTAAACAGTTTTTTAAAATGAAGTCTTCGACTTTTGAGTGGCTGGCAACTCTTCTTGAGCCGTTACTTGAGTGTCGTGACCCGGTTGATTCGCCTATTGATTTATCCACAGAGTTGCGACTCGGTATTGGACTTTATAGACTCTCAACAGGATCCGATTACCCGGAAATTTCGACCCGATTTGGGGTCTCAGAACCTGTTTCAAGATTTTGTGTGAAACAGTTGTGTAGAGTGTTGTGTACTAATTTTAGGTTCTGGGTCGGGTTTCCAAACCCGAATGAGCTTGTAGAAGTATCCAATTCATTTGAAACCCTAATTGGAATCCCCAATTGTTGTGGGGTCCTCAATACAACAAAGTTCAATAATTTGAGAAATGAGAGTATTGCTGCTCAAATTGTTGTCGATTCGTCGTCCAGAATTCTTAGCATTGTAGCTGGTTTAAATGGCCTAAAGGGtaattttcagattttaaagtCATCAACTTTGTTTAAAGATATACAAGACAAGAAATTGTTGAATGCACAGACTGTAGATTTGAATTCTGTATGTATACCTCAGTATTTAGTTGGAGATGGCAGTTATCCTTTGCTTTCTTGGTTGGTTGTTCCGTTTATTGATCCAATGCCTGGTTCTTGCGGGGAGGGTTTTAATAAAGCGTATGATTTGATGCGTGTTTCGTCGCTTAAGGCCATTGCAAGTTTAAGGAGTTGGGGTGTTTTGTGTAGGCCAGTTGAGGAGGAGTGTAAGACTGTTGTGGCTTATATTGGGGCTTGTTCGATATTGCATAATGTTTTGTTAATGAGGGAAGATTATTCGGCTTTGTGTGATGATATGAGTGATTATTCCGTGCATGATCAGAAGGCTGATTACTATAGTGATGTTGGTTCCGAGAGCAATGTGATTGATAACAAGGGATTTGAAATAAGAAGTGCATTAGCTATGAGATTATCGGAGCATGTTAAATCAGATCATACGTTAGATCCTAGAATGTCGGTACAACTTCAGCAAAGTTAA